The Synchiropus splendidus isolate RoL2022-P1 chromosome 5, RoL_Sspl_1.0, whole genome shotgun sequence DNA window ACGGGCTACACCTCAAACTTTCCTTGGCTAAAGTGTGTATGAAAGCAAGAGGGTGAATTTGGCCGGTGTTCCCAAATGCTCACCTTCCCTCCTCCCATCACTTTCTCTGCAGCGTAGACTGCTTTAGAGCAGCGCGGGCATCGGTCAGAACCTCCGAACTTCTGAGAGAACTTATTAGCTCCTTTGGCGCTGGGGTCATTGCTCTCCCCAAATTTTCTTGTGTAGCAGGACTGGCAGTGGACCCCAGATGGGTGCGTTTTGGCCGTCTTTCCGTCCAGACTCTTTTGACAGTCCACTGTCAAGAGAACAGCAGAGTCTCGGTGCAGAGTTTGGTGAAGTGAATAGAGTTAAATTCCACTACAGCTCTGTCTTCTATCAGTCAGCAGCCAGATCACATGTGGCGGAGGCTTCTATTTATAAGAGCAGTTTGCAGGAAGGTCAGAGAACAGAGGAGCTTATCACTGAGGTCTCCTGGTGTTCCCGTCGGACCGATCCAGCAGTCAGTGTCCCGCCAGCTGGAGCGACTGAAGGGACACTGAGGCCTCTTAAGTGGCACTGAATTACCAGCTCTAGGATCAACAATTGTCAGCAGAGCTTGGGAAGAATTTGTGGTGGGTTTAAGGTTCAagagtgggtgggtgggggtCATACGTTAATGAGTTAGCAGGGAGAATGTTTGAACTACTGGCGTGGTCACAGGTCCTCATGTCGGTGCAAGTGTCTCGGTCGGACTGTGAGGTTTAGCTGGTTTGAAATACTGCAAGATGAGAGTTTTTGTACCACAGACGAAGCATCTTTTATGGAATCTTCTTCTGTTGAACTGGATCTCCTCTGCAGAGTTGACCGTCTGCTCGCATCCTAGACATTTAGATTCTCCAGAGGTTGCCATCTAGAGGAAAACTATGGCAAAACTCTTTGTCatatttacattacatacaGGACGAGCCGGTGTTCTGACTCTTATTTAAATGTCAGGTTAGACCAGTGAACAACTCATATCATGGAAATAGTGTAAATATTTGAATTAAAAGTCATCCGTCTGGTGCCAGATGTCACAATTTAAATTCATTTGCAGTTACAATAGCTTCTAAATAcaatgaatacaaaatgaaagtAGGTGCGATCAGTACTCACCTCGAAATGAACTCCTCAGTTCTGATGATTCTGGGATCGGTCGCGTCAGTTTAAGTACCCGTCACTTCAGTGGCACTTTTGTCCTAAAATAGCCGGTGACGCAGCCGTCCAGCCCTCTATCTGAGGCGGAACATCAGCCACGCAGACCTTTGTGCTGGACTTTAGAGGAGAGCTGATGGAGCTGCATCAGGATGGAAGTAGGGACTTCACAGTGGGATTAAAGTGATGACAGACTCCCATGAATTCCAGTCAATTGAATAAACAAATCTCATTTTCCGCTGCTACGTGGTAGGAACATGGGCTCGATCTGGTGACCTCCAGATGACCTTCTCCAGCCAGCAGGGGGTGGTACAATCGCTTACTTGGGCGCATGGTTTCTACCTACAAATGTGAAGCTTACACCCATAAGCCAACACTGGGTCCTAGGCAcaaacactagtgatgggtccatgaggcttcatgaaacactctcCTAAGTTTCAGTgctgaggtttcatttaaatagcagacagtgccatctagtggcctccgaaaattaggacactgtttccttaAGCCCGTCATTCTCAAATAGCGGGGCAGGGCACATGTGACCCcagggaacatacttttttgccgtactacaataaagtgtaattgcacatccactcgtctttcttttctttaatgttaacaaggataca harbors:
- the csrp3 gene encoding cysteine and glycine-rich protein 3, with amino-acid sequence MATSGESKCLGCEQTVNSAEEIQFNRRRFHKRCFVCVDCQKSLDGKTAKTHPSGVHCQSCYTRKFGESNDPSAKGANKFSQKFGGSDRCPRCSKAVYAAEKVMGGGKSWHKTCFRCAMCGKSLESTTVTDKDGEIYCKVCYAKHFGPKGFGLGNAAMLEQRE